A genomic stretch from Megalobrama amblycephala isolate DHTTF-2021 linkage group LG22, ASM1881202v1, whole genome shotgun sequence includes:
- the LOC125257722 gene encoding B-cell receptor CD22-like, with product MENTIVNLSCSAEAPCPKQPPTISWSNIPESAHITTQLQEKPDKTLSVFSHMTFKASYMDHRRNISCTVTYPRKTLNDSTVETTVMLQVLFPPKETHITIDPSASVSVGTNVTLTCKSKASPSINMNYTWYKRGYEMPIAWGKKITFNATQKNAAWYSCTAQNQHGKQSSAEIQITDEGEFMQSKCREQGHL from the exons ATGGAGAACACAATAGTCAATCTGAGCTGCTCTGCTGAAGCCCCCTGCCCCAAACAACCTCCTACAATATCCTGGTCCAACATCCCTGAATCTGCCCACATTACAACACAGTTACAGGAGAAACCTGATAAAACCCTGTCAGTGTTTTCACACATGACCTTCAAAGCTTCATACATGGATCACAGAAGGAACATCTCCTGCACTGTTACATATCCAAGAAAAACATTGAATGACTCAACCGTGGAGACCACCGTGATGCTACAAGTCCTGT TTCCTCCAAAAGAAACTCACATCACCATCGATCCATCTGCTTCAGTCTCTGTTGGCACTAATGTGACTTTGACCTGCAAAAGCAAAGCCAGTCCATCAATTAACATGAACTACACCTGGTACAAACGTGGATATGAGATGCCTATAGCTTGGGGAAAGAAGATTACCTTCAATGCAACTCAAAAGAATGCAGCATGGTATTCCTGCACTGCACAGAATCAACATGGAAAACAGTCATCAGCAGAGATCCAGATCACAGATGAAGGTGAGTTTATGCAGTCTAAATGTCGAGAACAAGGTCATTTATAG
- the LOC125257926 gene encoding B-cell receptor CD22-like isoform X2, producing the protein MSVFQITSFIIIGSVFLHTHSADNSAVMPQTVTALTGSCVEIPCTFNISNFEDKHIIGIWLKNKSQVTERDILIVFNSSKNIIRGFSDIQMTGNLTEGNCSTVFYNIMMNHSDLYFRLEMEPNVFRATFNPNQPDSNSQQPPELKSNDQCSVMEETTVNLSCSAEAPCPKQPPTISWSNIPESANITTQLQEKPDKTQSVFSHMTFKTSYMDHRRNISCTVTYPRNTSNDSTVETTVMLRVLFPPKETRITIYPSASVSVGTNVTLTCKSKASPSINMSYTWYKRGYEKPIAQGKKITFSLTQKNASWYSCTAQNKHGNQSSAEIQNTHEVTDISQDMGQPRHSMLIIAGCVGGIVAGLMLSALGFCARTRTKTHRGDNAGQNESLNQVQIETIDRNPTYANALTVTNPDNKISDVYSVCEPKTDYNTVKDSTDEDDNGKGSDVVYAQVHVLQKNPKAISVVPEVIYVRVKK; encoded by the exons ATGTCTGTGTTCCAGATCACGTCCTTTATCATCATCGGCTCTGTGTTTCTACACACTCACTCAG CTGATAATTCTGCCGTGATGCCTCAGACAGTAACAGCTCTGACAGGCTCTTGTGTGGAGATTCCTTGCACATTCAACATCTCCAATTTTGAGGACAAACATATTATTGGGATCTGGCTGAAAAATAAATCACAGGTTACTGaaagagacattttaattgtttttaatagCAGTAAAAACATCATTAGAGGATTCAGTGACATACAGATGACTGGAAATCTCACTGAGGGGAATTGCTCAACTGTCTTCTATAACATCatgatgaatcattcagatcTCTACTTCAGACTGGAAATGGAGCCAAATGTGTTCAGAGCAACATTTAACCCCAATCAACCTGATTCAA attCACAACAACCTCCTGAACTTAAATCCAATGATCAATGCTCTGTGATGGAGGAAACAACAGTCAATCTGAGCTGCTCTGCTGAAGCCCCCTGCCCCAAACAACCTCCTACAATATCCTGGTCCAACATCCCTGAATCTGCCAACATTACAACACAGTTACAGGAGAAACCTGATAAAACCCaatcagtgttttcacacaTGACGTTCAAAACTTCATACATGGATCACAGAAGGAACATCTCCTGCACTGTTACATATCCAAGAAATACATCTAATGACTCAACTGTGGAGACCACCGTGATGCTACGAGTCCTGT TTCCTCCAAAAGAAACTCGCATCACCATCTATCCATCTGCTTCAGTCTCTGTTGGCACTAATGTGACTTTGACCTGCAAAAGCAAAGCCAGTCCATCAATTAACATGAGCTACACCTGGTACAAACGTGGATATGAGAAGCCTATAGCTCAGGGAAAGAAGATTACCTTCAGTTTAACTCAAAAGAATGCATCATGGTATTCCTGCACTGCACAGAATAAACATGGAAACCAGTCATCAGCAGAGATCCAGAACACACATGAAG TTACAGACATTTCACAGGACATGGGACAACCTAGACACTCTATGCTTATAATTGCTGGTTGTGTGGGAGGAATCGTGGCAGGGCTCATGCTCTCTGCTCTTGGTTTTTGTGCAAG GACCAGGACAAAGACACACAGGGGAGACAATGCTGGACAAAATGAGTCCTTGAATCAG GTGCAGATTGAAACTATAGACAGGAATCCTACATATGCTAATGCCCTCACCGTGACCAACCCGGACAACAAGATCTCTGATGTTTATAGTGTGTGTGAGCCTAAGACCGACTACAATACAGTGAAAGACTCAACGGATGAAGACGACAATGGAAAAGGTTCAGATGTAGTATATGCTCAGGTCCATGTGttacaaaaaaacccaaaagcCATCAGTGTTGTGCCTGAGGTCATTTATGTTCGggtgaaaaaataa
- the LOC125257926 gene encoding B-cell receptor CD22-like isoform X1 produces the protein MSVFQITSFIIIGSVFLHTHSADNSAVMPQTVTALTGSCVEIPCTFNISNFEDKHIIGIWLKNKSQVTERDILIVFNSSKNIIRGFSDIQMTGNLTEGNCSTVFYNIMMNHSDLYFRLEMEPNVFRATFNPNQPDSSKTVNITVIDSQQPPELKSNDQCSVMEETTVNLSCSAEAPCPKQPPTISWSNIPESANITTQLQEKPDKTQSVFSHMTFKTSYMDHRRNISCTVTYPRNTSNDSTVETTVMLRVLFPPKETRITIYPSASVSVGTNVTLTCKSKASPSINMSYTWYKRGYEKPIAQGKKITFSLTQKNASWYSCTAQNKHGNQSSAEIQNTHEVTDISQDMGQPRHSMLIIAGCVGGIVAGLMLSALGFCARTRTKTHRGDNAGQNESLNQVQIETIDRNPTYANALTVTNPDNKISDVYSVCEPKTDYNTVKDSTDEDDNGKGSDVVYAQVHVLQKNPKAISVVPEVIYVRVKK, from the exons ATGTCTGTGTTCCAGATCACGTCCTTTATCATCATCGGCTCTGTGTTTCTACACACTCACTCAG CTGATAATTCTGCCGTGATGCCTCAGACAGTAACAGCTCTGACAGGCTCTTGTGTGGAGATTCCTTGCACATTCAACATCTCCAATTTTGAGGACAAACATATTATTGGGATCTGGCTGAAAAATAAATCACAGGTTACTGaaagagacattttaattgtttttaatagCAGTAAAAACATCATTAGAGGATTCAGTGACATACAGATGACTGGAAATCTCACTGAGGGGAATTGCTCAACTGTCTTCTATAACATCatgatgaatcattcagatcTCTACTTCAGACTGGAAATGGAGCCAAATGTGTTCAGAGCAACATTTAACCCCAATCAACCTGATTCAAGTAAGACTGTGAACATCACTGTCATAG attCACAACAACCTCCTGAACTTAAATCCAATGATCAATGCTCTGTGATGGAGGAAACAACAGTCAATCTGAGCTGCTCTGCTGAAGCCCCCTGCCCCAAACAACCTCCTACAATATCCTGGTCCAACATCCCTGAATCTGCCAACATTACAACACAGTTACAGGAGAAACCTGATAAAACCCaatcagtgttttcacacaTGACGTTCAAAACTTCATACATGGATCACAGAAGGAACATCTCCTGCACTGTTACATATCCAAGAAATACATCTAATGACTCAACTGTGGAGACCACCGTGATGCTACGAGTCCTGT TTCCTCCAAAAGAAACTCGCATCACCATCTATCCATCTGCTTCAGTCTCTGTTGGCACTAATGTGACTTTGACCTGCAAAAGCAAAGCCAGTCCATCAATTAACATGAGCTACACCTGGTACAAACGTGGATATGAGAAGCCTATAGCTCAGGGAAAGAAGATTACCTTCAGTTTAACTCAAAAGAATGCATCATGGTATTCCTGCACTGCACAGAATAAACATGGAAACCAGTCATCAGCAGAGATCCAGAACACACATGAAG TTACAGACATTTCACAGGACATGGGACAACCTAGACACTCTATGCTTATAATTGCTGGTTGTGTGGGAGGAATCGTGGCAGGGCTCATGCTCTCTGCTCTTGGTTTTTGTGCAAG GACCAGGACAAAGACACACAGGGGAGACAATGCTGGACAAAATGAGTCCTTGAATCAG GTGCAGATTGAAACTATAGACAGGAATCCTACATATGCTAATGCCCTCACCGTGACCAACCCGGACAACAAGATCTCTGATGTTTATAGTGTGTGTGAGCCTAAGACCGACTACAATACAGTGAAAGACTCAACGGATGAAGACGACAATGGAAAAGGTTCAGATGTAGTATATGCTCAGGTCCATGTGttacaaaaaaacccaaaagcCATCAGTGTTGTGCCTGAGGTCATTTATGTTCGggtgaaaaaataa
- the pck2 gene encoding phosphoenolpyruvate carboxykinase [GTP], mitochondrial, with translation MSCLLLGVLRRRNAISTASVGARSLASIPSLPSSVADFVSGAVAECKPAKVHVVTGTPEETADILANLEKEGMVKKLSKYENCWLARTDPKDVARVESKTVIVTKNQRDTIPIPAGGAKSQLGSWMSEGDFQKAREDRFPGCMAGRTMYVIPFSMGPVNSSLAKFGVQVTDSPYVVASMGIMTRMGTPVLEKLAEGAEFVRCQHSLGRPLPLKAPLVNSWPCNPEKVLISHLPDTRQILSFGSGYGGNSLLGKKCFALRIASRIAKDEGWLAEHMLILGITNPQGVKRYIAAAFPSACGKTNLAMMKPALPGWKVECVGDDIAWMKFDSQGKLRAINPENGFFGVAPGTSLKTNPHAMATISSNTVFTNVGETSDGGVWWEGLDPPAPGIKLTDWHGKSWKYGDSTLCAHPNSRFCAPAGQCPIIDPLWESDEGVPIDAIVFGGRRPEGVPLVYESFNWRHGVFVGAAMRSESTAAAEHKGKVIMHDPFAMRPFFGYNFGDYLAHWLSMEKRKGPTQLPKIFHVNWFRKDQKTGSFLWPGFGENARVLEWIFKRCGRTSEEEAATKSIVGWIPQNGAINTEGLGGNIDMGALFDLPKPFWQKETQELRTYFTQQVGADLPAQVEGELRALEERVRD, from the exons GCGAAATGCCATCAGTACAGCTTCAGTGGGAGCGCGGTCCCTCGCCTCCATTCCCTCTCTGCCTTCGTCAGTGGCTGACTTTGTGTCTGGCGCAGTGGCTGAGTGTAAACCTGCTAAAGTGCACGTGGTCACAGGCACACCAGAGGAGACGGCAGACATCCTGGCCAACCTCGAGAAAGAGGGCATGGTAAAAAAACTCAGCAAATATGAAAACTG CTGGCTGGCACGGACTGACCCTAAAGATGTGGCTCGTGTGGAGAGTAAGACAGTGATCGTCACGAAGAACCAAAGAGACACTATTCCCATCCCCGCCGGAGGTGCTAAGTCCCAGCTGGGCAGCTGGATGAGTGAGGGAGACTTCCAGAAGGCCAGAGAGGACCGCTTTCCTGGCTGCATGgcag GACGCACTATGTACGTCATTCCCTTCAGTATGGGCCCTGTGAACTCTTCTCTTGCTAAGTTTGGTGTTCAGGTGACAGATTCTCCATATGTGGTGGCTAGCATGGGCATCATGACACGCATGGGGACACCTGTGCTGGAGAAACTAGCAGAGGGGGCGGAGTTTGTGCGCTGCCAGCACTCTTTGGGCCGACCTTTACCACTGAAAG CTCCTTTAGTAAACAGCTGGCCTTGTAACCCAGAGAAGGTCTTGATCTCACATCTCCCAGACACCAGGCAGATCCTATCCTTTGGCAGTGGTTACGGTGGAAACTCGCTCCTTGGAAAGAAGTGCTTTGCTCTTCGTATCGCCTCACGCATCGCCAAAGACGAAGGCTGGTTGGCTGAACACATGCTG ATTCTGGGAATCACAAATCCTCAAGGAGTAAAACGGTACATTGCAGCAGCGTTCCCGAGCGCTTGTGGGAAAACTAACCTGGCCATGATGAAACCGGCACTGCCAGGCTGGAAGGTTGAGTGTGTGGGCGATGACATCGCCTGGATGAAATTTGACAGTCAGG GTAAACTCAGAGCTATTAATCCAGAGAATGGTTTCTTTGGAGTTGCCCCGGGGACGTCCCTAAAGACCAACCCTCATGCCATGGCAACCATCTCCAGTAACACAGTGTTCACTAACGTAGGAGAGACCAGCGATGGGGGTGTTTGGTGGGAGGGTCTGGATCCACCTGCACCTGGAATTAAACTCACAGACTGGCACGGGAAATCTTGGAAGTATG GTGATTCTACACTGTGCGCTCACCCGAACTCCAGGTTTTGTGCCCCTGCTGGCCAGTGCCCTATCATAGACCCACTCTGGGAGAGTGATGAGGGTGTCCCTATTGATGCCATTGTATTTGGTGGCAGAAGACCAGAAG GTGTGCCTTTGGTGTACGAGTCATTTAACTGGCGCCATGGTGTGTTTGTGGGTGCAGCCATGAGATCTGAATCCACGGCCGCTGCGGAACATAAAG GTAAAGTAATCATGCATGACCCCTTCGCAATGCGTCCTTTCTTCGGCTACAACTTCGGCGACTATCTCGCCCACTGGCTGAGTATGGAGAAGCGCAAAGGCCCGACCCAGCTCCCTAAGATCTTCCATGTCAACTGGTTCCGGAAAGATCAGAAGACCGGCTCTTTCCTGTGGCCAGGGTTTGGAGAGAACGCCCGTGTCCTCGAGTGGATCTTCAAACGATGTGGCCGTACCAGTGAAGAAGAGGCTGCCACCAAGAGCATTGTGGGATGGATTCCACAAAACGGTGCCATAAACACAGAAGGCCTGGGTGGGAACATCGATATGGGTGCCCTCTTTGACCTGCCCAAACCCTTCTGGCAAAAGGAAACACAGGAGCTTCGGACCTACTTCACCCAGCAGGTTGGAGCTGATCTACCTGCACAAGTGGAAGGAGAGCTGAGGGCGCTGGAGGAGAGAGTTAGGGATTGA